One Streptomyces sp. CNQ-509 DNA window includes the following coding sequences:
- a CDS encoding carboxyl transferase domain-containing protein, giving the protein MDHAPALTTAADPSGPAGAAWRTNEAAHRALAGELYDKLAAARAGGGEKARARHTARGKLLPRDRVDGLLDPGSPFLELAPLAADGMYGGGAPAAGVIAGIGRVSGRACVVIANDATVKGGTYYPMTVKKHLRAQEIALENRLPCVYLVDSGGAFLPMQDEVFPDREHFGRIFYNQARMSGAGIPQIAAVLGSCTAGGAYVPAMSDEAVIVRGQGTIFLGGPPLVKAATGEVVTAEELGGGEVHARTSGVTDHLAEDDPHALRIVRGIVDTLPEPGPPPWSVRAPEEPKHDPAGLYGVVPVDSRTPYDVREVIARVVDGSRFQEFKAEYGTTLVTGFARIHGHAVGIVANNGILFSESAQKGAHFIELCDQRGIPLLFLQNISGFMVGRSYEAGGIAKHGAKMVTAVACTRVPKLTVVIGGSYGAGNYSMCGRAYSPRFLWMWPNAKISVMGGEQAASVLATVKRDQLEARGEEWSAAAETEFKAPIREQYETQGNAYYATARLWDDGVIDPLDTRRVLGLALTACAHAPLPARDGAAQGFGVFRM; this is encoded by the coding sequence GTGGACCACGCACCCGCGCTGACGACCGCCGCCGACCCCTCGGGCCCGGCCGGCGCCGCCTGGCGGACCAACGAGGCGGCGCACCGCGCGCTCGCCGGCGAGCTGTACGACAAGCTCGCCGCCGCCCGCGCCGGCGGCGGCGAGAAGGCCCGCGCCCGGCACACCGCCCGCGGCAAGCTGCTCCCCCGCGACCGCGTCGACGGCCTGCTCGACCCCGGTTCGCCGTTCCTGGAGCTGGCGCCGCTCGCCGCCGACGGGATGTACGGCGGCGGCGCGCCCGCCGCCGGCGTCATCGCCGGCATCGGCCGGGTGAGCGGCCGGGCCTGCGTCGTCATCGCCAACGACGCCACCGTCAAAGGCGGCACGTACTACCCGATGACGGTGAAGAAGCACCTGCGCGCCCAGGAGATCGCGCTGGAGAACCGGCTGCCGTGCGTCTACCTCGTCGACTCCGGCGGCGCCTTCCTGCCCATGCAGGACGAGGTCTTCCCCGACCGCGAGCACTTCGGCCGGATCTTCTACAACCAGGCCCGCATGTCCGGCGCCGGCATCCCGCAGATCGCCGCCGTCCTCGGCTCCTGCACCGCGGGCGGCGCGTACGTCCCGGCGATGAGCGACGAGGCGGTCATCGTCCGCGGCCAGGGCACGATCTTCCTCGGCGGCCCGCCGCTGGTGAAGGCCGCCACCGGCGAGGTCGTCACCGCAGAGGAGCTGGGCGGGGGCGAGGTGCACGCGCGCACCTCCGGCGTCACCGACCACCTCGCCGAGGACGACCCGCACGCGCTGCGCATCGTCCGCGGCATCGTCGACACCCTCCCGGAACCCGGCCCGCCCCCCTGGTCCGTACGCGCCCCGGAGGAACCCAAGCACGACCCCGCCGGCCTCTACGGCGTCGTGCCGGTCGACTCGCGGACGCCGTACGACGTGCGCGAGGTCATCGCGCGGGTGGTCGACGGCTCGCGCTTCCAGGAATTCAAGGCCGAGTACGGCACGACGCTCGTCACCGGCTTCGCCCGCATCCACGGCCACGCCGTCGGCATCGTCGCCAACAACGGCATCCTGTTCTCCGAATCCGCCCAGAAGGGCGCCCACTTCATCGAGCTGTGCGACCAGCGCGGCATCCCGCTGCTCTTCCTCCAGAACATCTCGGGCTTCATGGTCGGCCGCAGCTACGAGGCCGGCGGCATCGCCAAGCACGGTGCCAAGATGGTGACCGCCGTGGCCTGCACGCGGGTGCCGAAGCTGACCGTCGTCATCGGCGGCTCGTACGGCGCCGGGAACTACTCGATGTGCGGCCGGGCCTACTCCCCCCGCTTCCTGTGGATGTGGCCCAACGCGAAGATCTCCGTCATGGGCGGCGAGCAGGCCGCGTCCGTCCTCGCGACCGTCAAGCGCGACCAGTTGGAGGCGCGCGGCGAGGAGTGGTCGGCGGCGGCGGAGACGGAGTTCAAGGCGCCCATCCGCGAGCAGTACGAGACGCAGGGCAACGCCTACTACGCGACCGCCCGCCTCTGGGACGACGGCGTCATCGACCCGCTCGACACCCGCCGGGTGCTCGGGCTCGCGCTGACCGCCTGCGCCCACGCGCCGCTGCCCGCCAGGGACGGCGCGGCGCAGGGCTTCGGCGTCTTCCGGATGTGA
- a CDS encoding hydroxymethylglutaryl-CoA lyase produces MTPQPLPMRVPAAGLPARVRIHEVGPRDGLQNEKATVPTDVKAAFVHRLAAAGLTTVEATSFVHPKWVPQLADAEDLYPRLADLTATGAVDLPVLVPNIRGLERATALGARRVAVFASATETFARRNLNRTVDESLAMFAPVVAEAKNDGLHVRGYLSMCFGDPWEGPVPLPQVVRTARALADMGCDELSLGDTVGVATPGHVAALLGALAQDGIPVERLGVHFHDTYGQALANTLAALQHGVTTVDASAGGLGGCPFARSATGNLATEDLVWMLQGLGVETGVDLDALVATSVWMADRLGRPSPSRTVTALSHKE; encoded by the coding sequence ATGACCCCCCAGCCCCTCCCCATGCGCGTGCCCGCCGCCGGCCTGCCCGCCCGGGTCCGCATCCACGAAGTCGGCCCCCGCGACGGCCTGCAGAACGAGAAGGCCACCGTCCCCACCGACGTCAAGGCCGCGTTCGTACACCGCCTCGCCGCCGCCGGTCTCACCACCGTCGAGGCGACCAGCTTCGTGCACCCCAAGTGGGTCCCCCAGCTCGCCGACGCCGAGGACCTGTACCCCCGCCTCGCCGACCTGACCGCCACGGGAGCCGTCGACCTCCCCGTCCTCGTCCCCAACATCCGCGGTCTGGAGCGCGCCACCGCCCTCGGCGCCCGCCGCGTCGCCGTCTTCGCCAGCGCCACCGAGACCTTCGCCCGCCGCAACCTCAACCGCACCGTCGACGAGTCGCTCGCGATGTTCGCCCCCGTCGTCGCGGAGGCCAAGAACGACGGTCTGCACGTCCGCGGCTACCTCTCGATGTGCTTCGGCGACCCCTGGGAGGGCCCCGTCCCCCTCCCCCAGGTCGTACGGACCGCCCGCGCGCTCGCCGACATGGGCTGCGACGAGCTGAGCCTCGGCGACACCGTCGGCGTCGCCACCCCCGGCCACGTCGCCGCGCTGCTCGGCGCCCTCGCCCAGGACGGCATCCCCGTCGAGCGCCTCGGGGTCCACTTCCACGACACGTACGGCCAGGCCCTGGCCAACACCCTCGCCGCGCTGCAGCACGGCGTCACCACCGTCGACGCCTCCGCGGGCGGGCTCGGCGGCTGCCCGTTCGCCAGGAGCGCGACCGGCAACCTCGCCACCGAAGACCTCGTGTGGATGCTGCAGGGACTCGGCGTCGAGACCGGCGTCGACCTCGACGCGCTCGTCGCCACCAGCGTCTGGATGGCCGACCGCCTCGGCCGCCCGAGCCCGTCCCGCACCGTGACCGCCCTCTCCCACAAGGAGTGA
- a CDS encoding biotin carboxylase N-terminal domain-containing protein → MFETVLLANRGEIAVRVIRTLRALGIRSAAVFTDADADARHVREADTAVRIESYLSAAELLRAARETGAEAVHPGYGFLAENAEFARACAAAGLVFVGPPADAIELMGDKIRAKETVRAAGVPVVPGSTGSGLSDAELAAAARKIGMPVLLKPSAGGGGKGMRLVRDEDALADGIAGARREARGSFGDDTLLVERWIDRPRHIEIQVLADGHGNVVHLAERECSLQRRHQKIVEEAPSPLLDEATRAAMGAAAVEAARSCGYAGAGTVEFIVPGGGGGPVAYYFMEMNTRLQVEHPVTELVTGLDLVEWQLRVAAGERLTFTSADVPLKGHAVEARIYAETARVAEGGERVDFLPSAGRVRLLREPSGPGVRVDSGLLEGTEVGTAYDPMLAKVVAWGPDRAAALRRLRAALAETVVLGLDTNTGFLRRLLAHPAVASGDLDTGLVDRTGASLAAAPVPPEAYAAAALLAQSALESASRRPTGPDGWTDPFAEPSGWRPGGPPAWTTRWFRAAGQDPVEVRIRGLTPAAEVCTGATPQTPGTPGGPVDTAPRGAPVSAPAGGEAAAAGEGAQPRGGAGAEPSGGSRGRSPRVSGRSGVGEHPLRARLAHADDSSVTFELDGVTHRFSLAASPGGIWLGRDGDVWHLLDHDPVDAALRGGALVAGADALTAPMPGTVTVVKAAVGDRVAAGQSLLVVEAMKMEHVIAAPHAGTVAELDVVVGGTVAMDQVLALVVPDDGQDDGQGDTQGDGRRDEPEDPR, encoded by the coding sequence ATGTTCGAGACGGTACTGCTGGCCAACCGGGGTGAGATCGCGGTACGGGTCATCCGTACGCTGCGGGCGCTCGGCATCCGCTCCGCGGCGGTCTTCACCGACGCGGACGCGGACGCGCGGCACGTCCGCGAGGCGGACACGGCCGTGCGGATCGAGAGCTATCTGTCGGCCGCCGAACTGCTGCGCGCGGCGCGCGAGACGGGCGCGGAGGCGGTGCACCCGGGGTACGGGTTCCTCGCCGAGAACGCGGAGTTCGCGCGGGCGTGCGCGGCGGCGGGGCTGGTCTTCGTCGGCCCGCCGGCGGACGCGATCGAGCTGATGGGCGACAAGATCCGCGCGAAGGAGACGGTACGGGCGGCGGGCGTGCCGGTGGTGCCGGGCTCGACGGGCAGCGGCCTGTCGGACGCGGAACTGGCGGCGGCGGCACGGAAGATCGGCATGCCGGTGCTGCTGAAGCCCTCGGCGGGCGGCGGGGGCAAGGGCATGCGGCTCGTACGGGACGAGGACGCGCTGGCCGACGGGATCGCGGGGGCGCGGCGCGAGGCGCGGGGCTCGTTCGGCGACGACACGCTGCTGGTGGAGCGGTGGATCGACCGGCCGCGGCACATCGAGATCCAGGTGCTGGCGGACGGCCACGGGAACGTGGTGCACCTCGCGGAGCGGGAGTGCTCGCTCCAGCGCCGGCACCAGAAGATCGTCGAGGAGGCGCCGTCGCCGCTGCTCGACGAGGCGACGCGGGCGGCGATGGGCGCGGCGGCGGTGGAGGCGGCGCGGTCGTGCGGGTACGCGGGCGCGGGGACGGTGGAGTTCATCGTGCCGGGCGGCGGCGGGGGCCCGGTCGCGTACTACTTCATGGAGATGAACACGCGGCTGCAGGTCGAGCATCCGGTCACGGAGCTGGTGACGGGGCTCGACCTGGTGGAGTGGCAGCTCCGGGTGGCCGCCGGGGAGAGACTGACGTTCACGTCCGCGGATGTGCCGCTGAAGGGGCACGCGGTCGAGGCGCGTATCTACGCCGAGACGGCGCGGGTGGCGGAGGGCGGTGAGCGGGTCGACTTCCTGCCCTCGGCGGGCCGCGTCCGGCTGCTGCGCGAGCCGTCGGGGCCGGGGGTGCGGGTCGACTCGGGGCTGCTGGAGGGCACGGAGGTCGGCACGGCGTACGACCCGATGCTGGCGAAGGTCGTCGCGTGGGGCCCGGACCGGGCCGCGGCGCTGCGGCGGCTGCGGGCGGCGCTGGCGGAGACCGTGGTGCTGGGCCTGGACACCAACACGGGCTTCCTGCGGCGTCTGCTGGCACACCCGGCGGTGGCGTCGGGCGACCTGGACACGGGCCTGGTGGACCGCACGGGCGCGAGCCTGGCGGCGGCCCCGGTGCCCCCGGAGGCGTACGCGGCGGCGGCCCTGCTGGCGCAGTCGGCCCTGGAGTCGGCCTCCCGCCGCCCGACGGGCCCGGACGGCTGGACGGACCCCTTCGCGGAGCCGTCGGGCTGGCGCCCGGGCGGCCCCCCGGCCTGGACGACACGGTGGTTCCGCGCGGCGGGCCAGGATCCGGTGGAGGTGCGGATCCGGGGCCTGACCCCGGCGGCGGAGGTCTGCACCGGGGCGACGCCCCAGACCCCGGGAACGCCTGGTGGCCCGGTGGACACGGCACCGCGCGGAGCGCCGGTGTCCGCCCCGGCGGGCGGCGAAGCCGCCGCCGCGGGCGAAGGAGCGCAGCCCCGCGGGGGTGCGGGGGCGGAGCCCTCCGGGGGGTCCCGGGGGCGGAGCCCCCGGGTTTCGGGAAGAAGCGGGGTCGGGGAACACCCCCTCCGCGCCCGCCTCGCCCACGCCGACGACTCCTCCGTCACCTTCGAACTCGACGGTGTCACCCACCGGTTCAGCCTCGCCGCCTCCCCCGGCGGGATCTGGCTCGGCCGCGACGGCGACGTCTGGCATCTCCTCGACCACGACCCCGTCGACGCCGCCCTCCGCGGCGGTGCCCTCGTCGCCGGGGCCGACGCGCTCACCGCACCGATGCCCGGGACCGTGACCGTCGTCAAGGCCGCCGTGGGCGACCGGGTCGCCGCCGGGCAGAGTCTGCTCGTCGTGGAGGCGATGAAGATGGAGCACGTCATCGCCGCCCCGCACGCCGGCACCGTCGCCGAGCTGGACGTCGTCGTCGGCGGGACCGTGGCCATGGACCAGGTCCTCGCCCTGGTCGTACCCGACGACGGCCAGGACGACGGACAGGGCGACACCCAGGGCGACGGACGGCGCGACGAACCGGAGGACCCGCGATGA